A genomic region of [Eubacterium] eligens ATCC 27750 contains the following coding sequences:
- a CDS encoding 3-isopropylmalate dehydratase large subunit, whose amino-acid sequence MTIAEKIIARAAGLSQVKAGDIATVTLDRLMSNDGTTHLTIGMYEKLKNPHIADKDKLVWIVDHNIPSDSPKTAASQKKMRDFAKANDIKFYEGEGVCHQVMMENHVVPGELIFGADSHTCAYGALGAFGTGVGCTDYLYAMVTGTSWVMVPGTLRFNLKGKLNDGVYARDLILSIIGKIGANGANYKAMEFAGEGLHSLSMADRISICNLCVEAGAKTALMEVDDVAMDYLKEHGREPKACFTSDDDAVFEQVYDIDLSTIQPIVAKPHFVDNVVPAKESLGVKIDEAFLGSCNNGRIEDLRVGAAIIKGKKVAPKVRFLVVPASRSVYLQAMKEGLLDIFMDAGAIVMNPNCSVCWGSCQGVIGEGETLISTGTRNFKGRAGHKDSFVYLASAATVTASAIKGEIATADMV is encoded by the coding sequence ATGACTATTGCAGAGAAGATTATCGCAAGGGCAGCAGGTCTTTCACAGGTTAAGGCTGGTGATATTGCAACTGTTACTCTTGACAGACTTATGAGTAATGATGGAACAACACATCTTACTATTGGTATGTATGAGAAGTTAAAGAATCCTCATATTGCTGACAAGGATAAGCTTGTATGGATTGTAGACCACAATATTCCATCAGACAGTCCTAAGACAGCAGCCTCACAGAAGAAGATGAGAGACTTTGCTAAGGCTAATGATATTAAGTTCTACGAGGGCGAGGGTGTGTGTCATCAGGTTATGATGGAAAATCATGTAGTGCCGGGTGAGCTTATATTTGGAGCAGACAGCCATACTTGTGCATATGGTGCGTTAGGTGCATTTGGTACAGGTGTTGGTTGTACAGATTATTTGTATGCAATGGTTACAGGAACATCATGGGTAATGGTTCCGGGAACATTAAGATTCAACCTTAAGGGAAAGCTTAACGATGGAGTATATGCAAGAGATTTAATACTCTCTATTATTGGAAAGATTGGCGCTAACGGTGCTAACTATAAAGCAATGGAATTTGCAGGAGAAGGCTTACACAGCCTTTCAATGGCAGACAGAATATCAATCTGTAACCTTTGTGTAGAGGCAGGTGCTAAGACTGCACTCATGGAAGTTGATGATGTTGCAATGGATTATCTTAAGGAGCATGGCAGAGAGCCAAAGGCATGCTTTACATCAGATGATGATGCAGTATTTGAGCAGGTTTATGATATTGACCTTTCAACAATACAGCCAATTGTTGCAAAGCCACATTTTGTTGACAATGTAGTTCCGGCTAAGGAATCACTTGGTGTAAAGATTGATGAAGCATTTCTTGGTTCATGTAACAATGGACGAATCGAGGATTTAAGAGTTGGCGCAGCGATCATCAAAGGGAAAAAGGTTGCTCCTAAGGTAAGATTCCTTGTAGTTCCTGCAAGCCGTTCGGTATATCTTCAGGCTATGAAAGAGGGACTCCTTGATATATTCATGGACGCAGGTGCAATTGTTATGAATCCTAACTGCTCTGTATGCTGGGGAAGCTGTCAGGGTGTTATCGGTGAGGGTGAGACTCTTATCAGTACAGGTACACGAAACTTCAAGGGACGTGCAGGACATAAAGATTCTTTTGTATATCTTGCTTCAGCGGCTACTGTTACAGCATCAGCAATCAAGGGCGAGATAGCAACAGCAGACATGGTATAA
- the grpE gene encoding nucleotide exchange factor GrpE produces MSKDVKKKKSEETVQDEVKNQETDAKKEEACNCESECKADESQNTCEADESDKAEAQDESTESSKKKDPKDAVIEELQDRVKRQMAEFDNFRKRTEKEKSTMFEMGASDIIKKLLPIVDNFDRGFKSVTDEELETPFAKGMDMVHKQLLKMLEDADVKPIEALGGEFNPDFHNAVMHVEDDSVGENIVVEEFEKGYTYRDQVIRHSMVKVAN; encoded by the coding sequence GTGTCAAAGGATGTAAAGAAAAAGAAATCAGAAGAGACAGTTCAGGATGAAGTAAAGAATCAGGAGACTGATGCTAAGAAAGAAGAAGCCTGCAACTGCGAATCAGAATGTAAGGCTGATGAAAGTCAGAATACATGTGAAGCTGATGAATCAGACAAGGCCGAGGCACAGGATGAGAGCACTGAGAGCTCTAAGAAGAAAGATCCTAAGGATGCAGTTATAGAAGAACTTCAGGACAGAGTAAAGAGGCAGATGGCTGAGTTTGATAATTTCAGAAAGAGAACAGAGAAAGAGAAATCTACTATGTTCGAGATGGGAGCCTCAGATATCATTAAGAAGCTTTTACCTATTGTTGATAATTTCGACAGAGGATTTAAGAGTGTGACAGATGAGGAACTTGAAACTCCATTCGCTAAGGGAATGGATATGGTTCACAAGCAGCTTTTAAAGATGCTTGAGGATGCAGATGTTAAGCCTATTGAAGCTTTAGGCGGTGAGTTCAATCCAGATTTCCACAATGCAGTAATGCATGTCGAGGATGATTCAGTTGGAGAGAACATCGTAGTTGAAGAGTTTGAGAAGGGCTACACATACAGAGACCAGGTTATAAGACACAGCATGGTCAAGGTTGCTAACTAG
- the thrC gene encoding threonine synthase: MSMFYRSTRDDSVKVTASQAILKGLAADGGLFVPESIPSLDKSLEELSKMNYKEVAYEVMKLMLDDFTEEELKSCIDRAYDSKFDTEEMTPLVKVENEYFLELFHGATIAFKDMALSILPHLLTTSAKKNNVKNEIVILTATSGDTGKAALAGFANVPGTKIIVFYPKNGVSPIQEKQMVTQKGDNTYVIGIKGNFDDAQTGVKNIFSDKELEKVMNDAGFQFSSANSINIGRLVPQIVYYVYAYAKLLANGEIKDGEKINVVVPTGNFGNILAAFYAKNMGLPINKFICASNENKVLYDFFTTGEYDRNREFVLTTSPSMDILISSNLERLIYRIAGNNAAKNAELMASLKSEGKYKITDDMKAQLADFYGNYATEAEDAATIKKIYEDCGYVIDTHTSVAATVYDKYRKETGDTTKTVIASTASPYKFTRSVMNAIDSKYDSMGDFELVDELSKISNVKVPNAIEEIRTAPVLHDTVCDSDKMCDEVKKILGI, from the coding sequence ATGAGCATGTTCTACAGAAGTACTAGAGACGACAGTGTTAAGGTTACTGCATCGCAGGCTATATTAAAGGGGCTGGCAGCAGACGGAGGACTTTTTGTACCAGAGAGTATTCCATCATTAGATAAAAGCTTAGAAGAGTTGTCTAAGATGAATTATAAGGAAGTTGCTTATGAAGTTATGAAGCTTATGCTTGATGATTTCACAGAGGAAGAACTTAAGAGCTGTATAGACAGAGCTTATGATTCTAAGTTTGATACAGAGGAGATGACTCCACTTGTTAAAGTTGAGAATGAATATTTCCTTGAACTTTTCCATGGAGCTACAATAGCTTTCAAGGATATGGCACTTTCTATACTTCCACATCTTCTTACAACTTCTGCAAAGAAGAACAATGTTAAGAATGAAATTGTCATTCTTACAGCTACATCAGGAGATACAGGAAAGGCAGCTTTAGCTGGATTTGCTAATGTTCCTGGAACTAAGATTATCGTATTCTATCCTAAGAATGGTGTAAGCCCAATTCAGGAGAAGCAGATGGTTACACAGAAGGGTGACAATACATATGTAATCGGGATCAAGGGTAACTTTGATGATGCGCAGACAGGTGTTAAGAATATTTTCTCTGATAAGGAATTAGAGAAGGTTATGAATGATGCCGGATTCCAGTTCTCATCAGCTAATTCAATCAATATCGGAAGACTTGTTCCTCAGATTGTCTACTATGTATATGCATATGCCAAGTTATTAGCTAATGGAGAGATTAAGGATGGCGAGAAGATAAATGTAGTTGTTCCTACAGGTAACTTTGGTAATATCTTAGCTGCATTTTATGCTAAGAACATGGGACTTCCTATTAATAAGTTTATCTGCGCATCTAATGAGAATAAGGTATTATATGATTTCTTTACAACAGGTGAGTACGACAGAAACAGAGAATTCGTTCTTACAACTTCACCATCTATGGATATTCTTATTTCAAGCAACCTTGAGAGACTTATATACAGAATTGCCGGCAATAATGCAGCTAAGAATGCAGAGCTTATGGCATCATTAAAGTCAGAAGGAAAATACAAGATTACAGATGATATGAAAGCACAGTTAGCTGACTTCTATGGCAATTATGCTACAGAGGCAGAGGACGCTGCTACAATCAAGAAGATATATGAAGATTGCGGATATGTAATCGATACACATACATCAGTTGCTGCAACTGTATATGATAAGTACAGAAAGGAAACTGGCGATACAACTAAAACAGTTATTGCTTCAACAGCAAGCCCATATAAGTTTACAAGAAGTGTTATGAATGCTATTGATTCTAAGTATGATTCAATGGGAGACTTCGAACTTGTAGATGAGCTTAGCAAGATAAGCAATGTCAAAGTTCCTAACGCAATTGAAGAAATCAGAACAGCACCAGTTCTTCATGATACTGTATGTGATTCTGATAAGATGTGTGATGAAGTTAAGAAGATTCTTGGAATCTAA
- the hrcA gene encoding heat-inducible transcriptional repressor HrcA: METDGRLDDRKVKILKAVIQNYLDTGEPVGSRTISKLTDLQLSSATIRNEMADLEELGYIVQPHTSAGRIPTDKGYRLYVDDLMAQKEEEISLREQQVGDKEKELDSMKDALSEKVDRVEELLQNVAKVLANNTNYATMITTPKVTGNKLRFVQLSQLEPNKLLAVIVMEGNLIRNKVITISEDISPENLLKLNLLLNTTLTGLTLQEMHLGLISKMESQAGEHMGIVKEVLDAIVETISKADDLKIYTSGATNIFKYPELSDSGKASELIYALEEKQGLSGLVNDKDDSDKTEDDNHGIQVYIGNETPVESMKDCSVVTATYELQDGMKGTIGIIGPKRMDYEKVVDTLKEMQTHLDDVFKKT, translated from the coding sequence ATGGAGACGGATGGACGACTGGATGACCGTAAGGTTAAGATACTTAAAGCTGTTATTCAGAATTATCTTGATACCGGAGAACCGGTTGGCTCAAGAACGATTTCCAAGCTGACTGACTTACAGCTAAGTTCAGCAACTATAAGGAATGAGATGGCAGACTTAGAAGAGCTTGGCTACATTGTACAGCCACATACCTCTGCTGGAAGAATTCCAACTGATAAGGGTTACAGATTATATGTTGACGATTTAATGGCCCAGAAAGAGGAAGAGATATCCTTAAGAGAACAGCAGGTTGGTGATAAAGAGAAAGAACTTGATTCTATGAAGGATGCCTTATCAGAGAAGGTAGACAGAGTAGAGGAGCTTCTTCAGAATGTAGCAAAGGTTCTGGCGAATAATACTAATTATGCCACGATGATAACAACTCCTAAGGTAACTGGTAATAAGTTAAGATTTGTTCAGCTTTCACAGCTTGAACCGAATAAGCTTCTTGCTGTTATTGTTATGGAAGGTAATCTTATAAGGAACAAGGTTATAACTATCAGCGAGGATATTTCACCAGAGAATCTTCTGAAGCTTAATCTTCTTCTTAATACAACACTCACAGGTCTTACATTGCAGGAAATGCATCTGGGACTTATATCCAAGATGGAGAGCCAGGCAGGTGAGCATATGGGTATTGTTAAAGAAGTGTTAGACGCGATTGTTGAGACTATAAGTAAGGCTGACGACCTGAAGATATACACAAGCGGCGCAACTAACATATTCAAGTATCCGGAGCTTAGTGATTCCGGGAAAGCAAGTGAGCTTATATATGCCTTGGAGGAAAAACAGGGCTTGTCTGGACTTGTTAATGACAAGGATGATTCAGATAAGACTGAAGATGATAACCACGGCATTCAGGTATATATAGGAAATGAAACACCGGTTGAGTCCATGAAGGACTGTAGTGTGGTAACAGCCACATATGAATTGCAGGATGGAATGAAGGGAACAATTGGTATTATTGGACCGAAGCGTATGGATTATGAAAAGGTTGTTGATACCTTAAAAGAGATGCAGACGCATTTGGATGATGTATTTAAGAAAACTTAG
- a CDS encoding 3-isopropylmalate dehydratase large subunit, producing MGHTIIEKIIGKNIGREVKPGDIVTVNVDRVMIHDIFIPFVKEKFEEMGFTKIWDPDKAVLIYDHLVPASQVDDTRHFRIGNEFVEEYGMKNIHRSDGICHQLMTEAGYVKPGDIAFGTDSHTTTYGCVGAFSSGIGYTEMASVLGTGKMWVKVPQTIKVTVNGKLPENVRSKDIILRLIGDLGADGATYQALEFTGSTIDEMSVASRMTMSNMAIEAGAKCALFTPDEKTAEYCNVELTDELKDLKGDADAVYAREITYNAEDLVPVIACPSQVDNIKPVTELAGTAVDQVFIGSCTNGRLEDLQCAAAILKGKKVAPFVKLIVTPASRKIYKEALADGTLETLVEAGAIVTHPGCGLCCGRTGGILTDGEVVVATNNRNFLGRMGTSKVKIFLASPATAAASAIAGKIVEA from the coding sequence ATGGGACATACAATTATTGAGAAGATTATTGGAAAGAATATTGGCAGGGAAGTAAAGCCGGGAGATATCGTAACTGTTAATGTTGACAGAGTAATGATTCATGATATTTTCATTCCATTTGTTAAAGAAAAATTCGAGGAAATGGGATTCACTAAGATATGGGACCCTGATAAGGCTGTTCTTATATATGACCATCTTGTTCCAGCAAGTCAGGTTGATGATACAAGACATTTCCGTATTGGTAATGAATTTGTGGAAGAATACGGAATGAAGAATATCCACCGTTCAGACGGAATCTGCCATCAGTTAATGACAGAGGCAGGTTATGTAAAGCCGGGAGATATCGCATTTGGTACAGACAGCCACACAACAACATACGGCTGTGTTGGTGCATTTTCATCAGGTATCGGATATACAGAGATGGCAAGTGTATTAGGAACAGGCAAAATGTGGGTTAAAGTTCCACAGACTATCAAGGTAACAGTTAATGGAAAGCTTCCTGAAAATGTGCGTTCAAAGGATATCATATTAAGACTTATCGGTGACCTTGGAGCAGATGGCGCAACTTATCAGGCACTTGAATTCACAGGTTCAACAATTGACGAGATGAGCGTTGCAAGCCGTATGACTATGTCTAACATGGCTATTGAAGCCGGTGCCAAATGTGCTCTTTTTACACCAGATGAAAAGACAGCAGAGTACTGTAATGTAGAACTTACAGATGAATTAAAGGATTTAAAGGGAGATGCGGATGCAGTATATGCAAGAGAGATTACATATAATGCAGAGGATTTAGTTCCAGTTATTGCATGTCCATCACAGGTAGATAACATCAAGCCTGTTACAGAGCTTGCCGGAACAGCAGTAGATCAGGTATTCATCGGTTCATGTACTAATGGAAGATTAGAGGATCTTCAGTGTGCAGCAGCTATTCTTAAGGGTAAGAAGGTTGCACCATTTGTCAAGTTAATAGTTACTCCTGCAAGCCGCAAGATATATAAAGAAGCTCTTGCAGACGGAACACTTGAGACACTTGTTGAAGCCGGAGCAATTGTTACACATCCAGGATGCGGATTATGCTGTGGACGAACAGGCGGAATTCTTACTGACGGAGAGGTAGTTGTTGCAACTAACAACAGAAACTTCCTTGGAAGAATGGGAACAAGCAAGGTTAAGATATTCCTTGCGTCTCCAGCTACAGCAGCAGCAAGTGCTATTGCTGGAAAGATTGTGGAGGCTTAA
- a CDS encoding C39 family peptidase: MKKHSSKKTFLKILLILSLIAASVTISSFLINMKNSSPDNVSINITPVGTISSDDLSRGEVNNSDSSQDNNKNNNPEDSYKDFHNTIHSENELKELLTSGRKAYIDNFPCLNQLPELPTGCEVTSLTMVLNYLGYDADKTDLAANYLKKEDYPAANPNTAFVGTPFDKSSYGCYAPVITDCANLYGAHAINISGASIDQLCQYVENGQPVIVWAAMNMNSIDYGSSVWIAKDGQLVIWPGMEHCLVMIGFDASADEVYTADPLLGEIKTYKFSVFYQRWLELGCQGVIVDR, from the coding sequence ATGAAAAAACACAGTTCAAAAAAAACATTTTTAAAGATTCTGCTTATACTTTCTCTTATCGCTGCATCTGTTACAATATCATCATTCCTTATCAATATGAAAAATTCTTCTCCTGATAATGTAAGTATTAACATAACACCAGTTGGGACTATTTCATCGGATGATTTATCGCGTGGAGAAGTTAATAATTCTGACAGTTCACAGGATAATAATAAAAATAATAATCCAGAGGATTCTTATAAAGATTTTCACAATACAATTCATTCTGAAAATGAACTGAAAGAACTACTGACATCTGGAAGAAAAGCGTATATAGATAATTTTCCGTGTCTGAATCAGTTACCGGAGCTTCCTACCGGCTGTGAAGTCACATCTCTCACTATGGTTCTTAACTATCTTGGATATGATGCTGATAAGACAGACCTGGCTGCTAATTATTTAAAAAAAGAAGACTACCCTGCTGCCAATCCTAACACAGCTTTTGTAGGAACACCTTTTGATAAATCATCATACGGCTGCTATGCTCCAGTTATTACAGATTGTGCTAATCTGTATGGTGCCCATGCCATTAATATATCTGGAGCCTCAATCGACCAGCTCTGCCAGTATGTTGAAAATGGACAGCCTGTTATTGTGTGGGCAGCTATGAATATGAATTCTATTGATTATGGTTCTTCTGTATGGATTGCTAAGGATGGTCAGCTTGTTATCTGGCCCGGTATGGAACACTGCCTGGTTATGATTGGATTTGATGCATCAGCAGATGAAGTATACACGGCTGATCCTCTGTTAGGAGAAATAAAAACATATAAATTTTCTGTATTTTATCAAAGATGGCTTGAACTTGGCTGTCAGGGAGTAATTGTTGACAGATAA
- the dnaK gene encoding molecular chaperone DnaK: protein MGKIIGIDLGTTNSCVAVMEGGKPVVIANAEGLRTTPSVVAFSKTGERLVGDPAKRQAVTNADKTISSIKRHMGTDYKVEIDGKKYTPQEISAMILQKLKSDAENYLGEKVTEAVITVPAYFNDAQRQATKDAGKIAGLDVKRIINEPTAAALAYGLDNEHEQKIMVYDLGGGTFDVSIIEIGDGVIEVLATAGNNKLGGDDFDNAVTQYMLNDFKAKEGVDLSKDTMALQRLKEAAEKAKKELSSTTQTEINLPYITATAEGPKHFEMTLTRAKFDELTHDLVEKTAEPVKNALSDAGLTASELSKVLLVGGSTRIPAVQDKVKSLTGHEPSKTLNPDECVAIGASIQGGKLAGDAGAGDILLLDVTPLSLSIETMGGIATRLIERNTTIPTKKSQIFSTAADNQTAVDINVVQGERQFARDNKSLGQFRLDGIPPARRGVPQIEVTFDIDANGIVNVSAKDLGTGKEQHITITAGSNMSDEDIDKAVKEAAEFEAQDKKRKDAIDARNEADSMVFQTQKAMDEAGDKLDASDKAAVETDLNALKALVDGSDPENMTDAQVDEIKAAKEKLMESAQKLFAKLYESQQAAGGAGPDMGAGAGPDMGAGASNGSAPYGDDVVDGDYKEV from the coding sequence ATGGGAAAGATTATTGGTATTGATTTAGGTACAACTAATTCTTGCGTAGCTGTAATGGAAGGTGGTAAGCCAGTTGTTATCGCTAACGCAGAAGGTTTAAGAACTACTCCTTCAGTAGTTGCATTTTCAAAGACAGGAGAGAGACTTGTAGGTGATCCTGCAAAGCGTCAGGCAGTTACTAATGCTGATAAGACAATCTCTTCTATCAAGAGACATATGGGTACAGATTACAAGGTTGAGATTGATGGAAAGAAATATACTCCACAGGAAATCTCAGCTATGATTTTACAGAAGTTAAAGTCAGATGCAGAGAATTATCTTGGTGAGAAGGTTACAGAGGCAGTTATAACAGTTCCTGCTTACTTCAACGATGCACAGCGTCAGGCTACTAAGGATGCTGGTAAGATTGCAGGTCTTGATGTAAAGCGTATTATCAACGAGCCTACAGCAGCTGCTTTAGCTTATGGTCTTGATAATGAGCATGAGCAGAAGATTATGGTTTACGATTTAGGTGGTGGTACATTCGATGTGTCTATTATCGAAATCGGTGATGGTGTAATTGAAGTTCTTGCTACAGCTGGTAATAACAAGCTTGGTGGTGATGATTTCGATAATGCTGTTACACAGTATATGTTAAATGATTTCAAGGCTAAGGAAGGCGTTGACCTTTCTAAGGATACAATGGCTCTTCAGAGACTTAAGGAAGCAGCTGAGAAGGCTAAGAAGGAACTTTCAAGCACAACTCAGACAGAAATCAATCTTCCTTACATCACAGCTACAGCTGAAGGACCAAAGCACTTTGAGATGACTCTTACAAGAGCTAAATTCGATGAATTAACACATGACCTTGTAGAAAAGACTGCAGAGCCAGTTAAGAATGCACTTTCAGATGCAGGTCTTACAGCTTCAGAGCTTTCAAAGGTATTATTAGTTGGTGGTTCTACAAGAATCCCTGCTGTACAGGATAAGGTTAAGTCATTAACAGGACATGAGCCAAGCAAGACTCTTAACCCAGATGAGTGCGTAGCTATCGGTGCTTCTATCCAGGGTGGTAAGTTAGCTGGTGATGCAGGTGCTGGTGATATCCTTCTTCTTGATGTAACACCACTTTCACTTTCAATCGAGACAATGGGTGGTATTGCTACAAGACTTATTGAGAGAAATACAACTATTCCTACAAAGAAGAGTCAGATTTTCTCTACAGCTGCTGATAACCAGACAGCCGTTGATATCAACGTTGTACAGGGTGAAAGACAGTTTGCCAGAGATAACAAGTCACTTGGACAGTTCAGACTTGATGGTATCCCTCCAGCAAGAAGAGGTGTTCCACAGATTGAAGTTACATTTGATATCGATGCCAATGGTATTGTAAATGTATCTGCTAAGGACCTTGGAACAGGTAAGGAACAGCACATCACAATTACTGCTGGTTCTAACATGTCTGATGAAGATATCGATAAGGCAGTTAAGGAAGCTGCTGAGTTCGAGGCTCAGGATAAGAAGCGTAAGGATGCTATTGATGCACGTAACGAAGCTGATTCAATGGTATTCCAGACACAGAAGGCTATGGATGAGGCAGGCGACAAGCTTGATGCTTCTGACAAGGCTGCAGTTGAGACTGACCTTAACGCATTAAAGGCACTTGTTGATGGTTCTGACCCAGAAAACATGACAGATGCACAGGTTGATGAAATCAAGGCTGCCAAGGAAAAACTTATGGAAAGTGCTCAGAAGCTTTTCGCTAAGTTATATGAGTCACAGCAGGCTGCTGGTGGTGCAGGCCCAGACATGGGAGCAGGTGCAGGTCCTGATATGGGTGCTGGTGCTTCTAATGGTTCAGCTCCATACGGTGATGATGTAGTTGACGGAGATTACAAAGAGGTTTAA
- a CDS encoding AP2/ERF family transcription factor: protein MTGVYEARKKSGEIYYRASFTYKNKHISLGSSSDEASCHAMYNEACEIINNSSDHWIDTDHRTTSYNEAMTLSLGKYISLINFRDNNIYIKTPIYMCHKYFLYFLKEHEVLQFSTDDLFYYSNHTIMSRGGYYFVNDYGMQTSILSRFGVRSHSVKGRDYVFKNGDTHDYRYENILVVNKYNGVSQFTKNGRIMYRTRIHINGDYILGEFSSEAEAAIAYNKAVDMLSGLVNITYTPNYIEGISSVEYASLYHNIILSKNFRNYVKSVCF, encoded by the coding sequence ATGACAGGAGTTTACGAGGCAAGAAAGAAAAGCGGTGAAATATATTACCGTGCGTCATTTACATATAAGAATAAACACATCAGCCTCGGAAGTTCCTCTGACGAGGCTTCCTGTCATGCCATGTACAACGAAGCCTGTGAGATAATAAACAATTCTTCTGACCACTGGATTGATACTGACCACAGAACAACTTCATATAATGAAGCAATGACACTTTCTCTTGGTAAATACATCTCACTTATCAATTTCAGGGATAACAACATTTATATAAAGACACCTATATATATGTGCCATAAATATTTCCTGTATTTTCTCAAAGAACATGAGGTTTTACAGTTTTCTACTGATGACCTTTTTTACTATTCCAACCACACAATTATGAGCCGCGGAGGATATTATTTTGTAAATGATTATGGAATGCAGACAAGCATTCTCTCAAGATTCGGAGTAAGAAGCCACTCTGTAAAAGGCAGGGATTATGTATTTAAAAATGGGGATACGCATGATTACAGATACGAAAACATTCTTGTTGTCAATAAATACAATGGTGTTTCCCAGTTTACTAAGAATGGACGAATTATGTACAGAACCAGGATTCATATTAACGGCGACTATATACTCGGTGAATTCTCATCCGAAGCGGAAGCTGCAATTGCATATAACAAGGCCGTTGACATGCTTTCAGGCCTTGTAAATATAACTTATACCCCTAATTACATAGAAGGCATATCCTCCGTAGAATATGCCTCCCTTTATCACAATATTATATTGTCTAAGAATTTCAGAAATTATGTAAAGTCTGTCTGTTTTTAA
- a CDS encoding LeuD/DmdB family oxidoreductase small subunit, giving the protein MNEKFSGKVWVLGDDIDTDIIIPTEYLALKTVEDMKPYAFSPLRPELAGQIKPGDIIVAGKNFGCGSSREQAPEVIKALGIKCVIAKSYARIFFRNSINNGLLLIENADLHDEVTEGDTIDVEVNAKITHNGKAYPIASLPDNLVDILNAGGLVKAMRKLNGLD; this is encoded by the coding sequence ATGAACGAGAAATTTAGCGGTAAAGTATGGGTACTTGGTGATGACATTGATACAGATATCATTATCCCTACAGAGTACCTTGCATTAAAGACAGTAGAAGATATGAAACCATATGCATTTTCGCCATTAAGACCAGAACTTGCAGGTCAGATTAAGCCAGGCGACATCATTGTTGCAGGAAAGAACTTTGGTTGTGGTTCATCAAGAGAGCAGGCACCTGAGGTTATTAAGGCATTAGGTATTAAATGTGTTATTGCCAAATCATATGCAAGAATATTCTTCAGAAATTCTATTAATAACGGACTTCTCCTTATAGAGAATGCAGACCTTCACGACGAAGTTACGGAAGGCGATACTATTGATGTTGAAGTAAATGCAAAGATTACACACAATGGAAAAGCATATCCTATTGCTTCACTTCCTGATAATCTTGTGGATATACTTAATGCAGGCGGACTTGTTAAGGCAATGAGAAAGCTTAACGGTCTTGACTAA